From the Mycoplasmatota bacterium genome, one window contains:
- a CDS encoding DUF445 family protein, giving the protein MFDLPVPIFIIIMVLTGAWTGYITNDVAIKMLFREYGFGRFKLGGVIVKTRKDLEKNLSLLVEKEIINHNTLKSQFHKKELKDAVSKTVVSFFNEAIFKNIKNVKLNDLPGFDKSIDNVIDFLRKYLENHLTKTFIEMSKSIELNDIVSSEQAYNLSVSITDQILTVVKDQRVLETVIKDLYKNYHEVSLDELIGEEITNIIINNLNELLNNIFDEMRYKNDRDIQTLISKLYRDLDFDTFVEKIEKYIGDKKISYFISEKSLEKLYDLFTEYLKNPNSKESIEVFCEGLLIALKKIDKPIIELFTGDLRIEVEKFLENQLPGIIDRLIEIVQRNSHEIEELIESSIDQTIYDQQTIKRLILSAIRMFLIENFTQKYDIINKIVELLKGIDIKDLSNTVSEQVVDLLHQKSIASIINELEKNNILTANLIATQVHRILTFLCERYLSKDIEHADFLNKTINELFKLNFKPFANHLTVTIITKQIIYNEDVLAFVKTQISQSLKGITKMPIDTFILESKVSDYAHSFQDGISKQLTKNHDEILDIVYKHLNNYFVNHDLSSVIKQNKEVVLKSDVVIDVIMKSLRNLIDDNKNYKVHDLFNQVNSIDNLSENVVNAIMDYLDNGLSNVLEGNIAKVVEDNIKSLSNEEVLEMMQEFMGRELKPLTIVGAFLGGFVGLFLGYYFVEFRGFSKILEFRDAVVLLSSIGLYALLGYLTNVIAIFFIFRPYKPLLGIKRLQGIIPKQIPVLARAMGNVVSNNLLSEDSINNMVIHNETKLKSEFVKNIEKDDYKVLKTYLNEKSSKIVKQSTIYIIKYLRDNNSMLATKFTDEVLKFNYNNIEISIFTQVFANIFTEKINESSDSISHYLANKFKSGKTIKELSEDLNINTVENKINNLIENEVLKFVEKFSNSNFLSNITEGYSDKINSVINKKLDDVLPETTKLSVENFLYNLVSSYLYSREKQRSLSNYVITEITTILNNNDSIDELFGGRFIELVNFNMSTILERIDESVKIWLISNRDDINDSVTKRVIDELTVVQQVGYKAINGDKLIRETVYRIIESRIPEFISQKIDTLNNEFTNFFDNLGKIRLKDAKLELRKEELQYFLSEVFESKEIEIKTRRFIHVVMTYFYDFESEKLYDILDIHSTHDIITKFNDIFVLVNNGTYETLNNRKDKIVFDVSLLINKFITKEILSNKVRNLTLGISEDEINRFVNKLIVTLNQNDFLKQNIVQLIDLMFKHLVNIPLDQLLDGLFLKQDIKKLIKKLTIDRHFEDVINDELYNLFTLTVSDFTRLVDNDLKLQILNDVINSTYDVVEENLLELLQAVDLKEVTVREISSMEPKQIKVLFDSFGSKYFRKLEMYGIFGGIFAIEAISVITFLSYLTKFIKRK; this is encoded by the coding sequence ATGTTCGATTTACCAGTTCCAATCTTTATAATTATTATGGTATTAACAGGCGCATGGACAGGTTATATAACAAATGATGTAGCGATTAAAATGTTGTTTCGTGAGTATGGATTTGGAAGGTTTAAATTAGGTGGAGTAATCGTTAAAACACGTAAGGACCTAGAGAAGAACCTTTCTTTATTAGTTGAAAAAGAAATAATTAATCATAATACATTAAAAAGTCAATTTCATAAGAAAGAGCTAAAAGATGCTGTATCAAAGACAGTTGTCTCCTTTTTTAATGAGGCTATTTTTAAGAATATAAAAAATGTTAAATTGAATGACTTACCTGGTTTTGATAAATCAATTGATAATGTAATTGATTTTTTAAGAAAATATTTAGAAAATCATTTAACAAAAACCTTTATTGAAATGAGTAAAAGTATTGAACTGAATGATATTGTATCTAGTGAGCAAGCTTATAATTTATCAGTCTCTATTACAGACCAAATTTTAACCGTTGTTAAAGATCAACGTGTATTAGAAACAGTTATTAAAGATTTATATAAAAATTATCATGAAGTTTCATTAGATGAATTAATTGGTGAAGAAATCACTAATATCATTATTAATAATTTAAATGAATTACTAAATAATATCTTTGATGAAATGCGATATAAAAATGACCGAGATATACAAACGCTGATTAGTAAATTATATCGTGATTTAGATTTTGATACTTTTGTAGAAAAAATAGAAAAATATATCGGTGATAAGAAAATAAGTTATTTTATCTCAGAAAAGAGTTTAGAAAAACTATATGATTTATTTACTGAATACTTAAAAAATCCAAATTCAAAAGAATCTATTGAGGTATTTTGTGAAGGATTACTTATTGCTTTAAAGAAAATTGATAAACCAATCATTGAATTATTTACTGGTGATTTAAGAATTGAAGTTGAGAAATTTCTTGAAAATCAATTACCAGGTATAATTGACCGACTAATAGAAATTGTTCAAAGAAACAGTCATGAAATTGAAGAATTAATCGAATCTTCAATTGATCAAACGATATATGATCAACAAACGATAAAGCGATTGATATTATCAGCTATTAGAATGTTTTTAATTGAGAACTTTACGCAAAAATATGATATTATCAATAAAATTGTTGAATTGTTAAAAGGAATTGATATTAAAGATTTATCAAATACAGTATCAGAACAAGTAGTTGATTTACTTCACCAAAAAAGTATCGCTAGTATTATTAATGAATTAGAAAAAAATAATATTTTGACCGCGAATTTAATCGCTACTCAAGTTCATCGTATTTTAACCTTTTTATGTGAACGTTATTTATCAAAAGATATAGAACATGCTGATTTCTTAAATAAAACGATTAATGAGTTATTTAAATTAAACTTTAAGCCATTCGCTAATCATTTAACAGTTACCATTATTACAAAACAAATTATTTATAATGAAGATGTATTAGCGTTTGTTAAAACACAAATTAGTCAATCTTTAAAAGGAATTACAAAAATGCCAATTGATACTTTTATATTAGAATCTAAAGTATCAGATTATGCGCATTCATTTCAAGATGGAATTAGTAAACAATTAACTAAAAATCATGATGAAATTTTAGATATTGTTTACAAACATTTAAATAATTATTTTGTTAATCATGATTTGTCATCAGTCATTAAACAAAATAAAGAAGTTGTATTAAAAAGTGATGTTGTTATAGATGTTATCATGAAATCATTAAGAAATTTAATTGATGACAATAAAAACTATAAGGTTCATGATTTATTTAATCAAGTGAATTCAATTGATAACTTAAGTGAAAATGTTGTAAATGCAATTATGGATTACTTAGATAATGGATTAAGTAATGTTTTAGAAGGAAATATAGCAAAAGTCGTTGAAGATAATATTAAGAGCTTAAGTAATGAAGAAGTCCTTGAGATGATGCAAGAATTTATGGGTAGAGAATTAAAACCATTAACCATTGTGGGTGCCTTCTTAGGTGGATTTGTAGGATTATTTTTAGGCTATTATTTTGTTGAATTTAGAGGTTTTAGTAAAATTTTAGAATTTAGGGATGCAGTTGTTCTTTTATCAAGCATAGGATTATATGCTTTACTAGGGTATTTAACAAATGTCATCGCAATCTTCTTTATCTTTAGACCTTACAAGCCATTATTGGGGATTAAACGTCTACAAGGGATTATCCCAAAACAAATTCCTGTATTAGCACGAGCGATGGGAAATGTGGTCTCAAATAATTTATTATCTGAAGACAGTATTAACAATATGGTAATTCATAATGAAACTAAACTAAAAAGTGAATTTGTGAAAAATATTGAAAAAGATGATTATAAGGTATTAAAAACCTATTTAAATGAAAAAAGTTCGAAAATCGTTAAACAATCAACCATTTATATAATTAAGTATCTTAGAGATAATAATTCTATGTTAGCGACTAAATTTACTGATGAAGTATTAAAATTTAATTATAATAATATTGAAATAAGTATTTTTACTCAAGTATTCGCAAATATCTTTACTGAAAAGATTAACGAATCAAGTGATTCAATTAGTCATTATTTAGCTAATAAATTTAAATCTGGTAAGACAATTAAAGAATTATCAGAAGATTTAAATATTAATACGGTTGAAAATAAAATTAATAATTTAATTGAAAACGAAGTACTAAAATTTGTTGAAAAGTTTAGTAATAGTAATTTCTTAAGTAACATAACAGAAGGGTATAGCGATAAAATTAATAGCGTTATCAATAAAAAACTAGATGATGTATTACCAGAGACCACAAAACTGAGTGTTGAAAACTTTTTATATAATTTAGTTTCATCATATCTGTATTCTAGAGAAAAACAAAGATCATTATCAAATTATGTTATTACAGAAATAACAACTATATTAAATAATAATGATAGTATTGATGAATTATTTGGTGGACGTTTTATTGAATTAGTCAATTTTAATATGTCAACGATTTTAGAAAGAATTGATGAATCTGTTAAAATCTGGTTAATTAGTAATAGAGATGATATTAATGATTCAGTTACAAAACGTGTGATTGATGAATTAACTGTTGTCCAACAAGTTGGTTATAAAGCTATAAACGGGGATAAGCTAATTCGTGAAACAGTTTATCGAATTATTGAAAGTAGAATACCTGAATTTATTTCTCAGAAAATTGATACATTAAATAATGAATTTACTAATTTCTTTGATAATTTGGGAAAAATAAGATTAAAGGATGCTAAACTAGAATTAAGAAAAGAAGAGTTACAGTATTTCTTATCTGAAGTTTTCGAAAGTAAAGAAATTGAAATTAAAACAAGACGTTTTATTCATGTTGTCATGACTTATTTCTACGATTTTGAATCTGAGAAACTATATGATATTTTAGATATTCATAGTACACATGATATTATCACTAAATTTAATGATATCTTTGTTTTAGTTAATAATGGGACATATGAAACGCTAAATAATAGAAAAGATAAGATTGTTTTTGATGTATCATTATTGATAAATAAATTTATCACAAAAGAAATTTTATCAAATAAAGTAAGAAATCTAACACTTGGTATATCAGAAGATGAGATTAATCGTTTTGTTAATAAATTAATTGTCACATTAAATCAAAATGATTTCTTAAAACAAAATATTGTACAATTAATTGACCTTATGTTTAAGCATTTAGTGAATATTCCATTAGATCAATTATTAGATGGTTTGTTCTTAAAACAAGATATTAAAAAGTTAATTAAGAAATTAACGATTGACCGTCATTTTGAAGATGTGATAAATGATGAGTTATACAATTTATTTACCTTAACTGTTTCTGACTTTACTAGATTAGTTGATAATGATTTGAAGTTACAAATCCTAAATGATGTGATAAATTCTACTTATGATGTTGTTGAAGAGAATCTATTAGAATTATTACAAGCAGTTGATTTAAAAGAAGTAACTGTTCGTGAAATAAGTTCCATGGAACCAAAACAAATAAAAGTGCTGTTTGATAGTTTTGGTAGTAAATATTTCCGTAAACTAGAGATGTATGGAATATTTGGTGGAATCTTTGCGATAGAAGCGATTTCTGTTATTACCTTTTTATCGTATTTAACAAAATTTATTAAAAGAAAATAA
- a CDS encoding M42 family metallopeptidase produces MGNYDETLTMLKEITDANGVPGNEREAREVMKKYLEPHADEINYDHLGSIIGVLNGEENGPKVMLTGHLDEIGFMVTKITDKGFIKFQTLGGWWNQVMLAQQVTITNSKGDTYHGVIGSKPPHILSAEERKKPVDIKNMFIDLGVSSKEEVEKLGIKPGDMITPYIDFRTLANDKYLLAKAWDNRIGCAIAIEVLKQLKNEKIASTLYAVGTVQEEVGLRGAKTSGFKVNPDICFATDVGIAGDTPGIGEAADAELGKGPQIVLYDATMVGHKGLREFVLDIANELNIPYQFESMSGGGLDSGAVHVSHEGVPSLGICLPTRYIHSHTSIIHRDDYENAIKLMVEVIKRLNKDNVQHILYD; encoded by the coding sequence ATGGGAAATTACGATGAAACGTTGACCATGTTAAAAGAAATAACAGATGCTAATGGCGTACCAGGTAATGAACGAGAAGCACGAGAAGTTATGAAAAAATATTTAGAGCCACATGCTGATGAAATTAATTATGATCATTTGGGCTCAATCATTGGTGTTTTAAATGGTGAAGAAAATGGACCAAAGGTTATGTTAACAGGACACCTTGATGAGATTGGATTTATGGTAACGAAAATTACTGATAAAGGATTTATTAAATTTCAAACATTAGGTGGCTGGTGGAATCAAGTGATGTTAGCTCAACAAGTTACCATTACTAATAGTAAAGGGGACACCTATCATGGCGTTATTGGTTCTAAACCTCCACATATATTATCAGCTGAAGAACGCAAAAAACCAGTTGATATAAAAAATATGTTTATTGATTTAGGTGTTAGTAGTAAGGAAGAAGTTGAAAAATTAGGAATTAAACCTGGAGATATGATTACTCCATACATTGATTTCAGAACATTGGCTAATGATAAATACTTATTAGCGAAGGCTTGGGATAATCGTATTGGTTGTGCGATTGCGATTGAAGTTTTAAAACAGCTTAAAAATGAAAAAATAGCTTCTACATTATACGCCGTAGGAACTGTTCAAGAAGAAGTAGGACTACGTGGTGCTAAAACTTCTGGATTTAAAGTTAACCCAGATATTTGTTTCGCAACTGATGTTGGAATCGCTGGAGATACACCAGGGATTGGTGAAGCAGCTGATGCTGAATTAGGTAAAGGGCCTCAAATTGTATTGTATGATGCTACAATGGTTGGACATAAAGGATTAAGAGAGTTTGTTTTAGATATCGCAAACGAATTAAATATTCCTTATCAGTTTGAATCAATGAGTGGAGGAGGATTAGATTCAGGTGCAGTTCATGTTTCACATGAAGGTGTACCATCATTAGGAATTTGTCTTCCAACACGTTATATCCATTCACATACTTCAATTATTCATAGAGATGATTATGAAAATGCGATTAAATTAATGGTTGAAGTGATTAAACGATTAAATAAAGATAATGTTCAACATATCTTATATGATTAA
- the sspI gene encoding small acid-soluble spore protein SspI has product MDINIRRAVLQNMNKSTFDDVKATVDDAMSSGEEKMLPGLGVLFEVLYKASDDTGKRDILNKLVQGLQ; this is encoded by the coding sequence ATGGATATAAATATTAGACGGGCAGTTTTACAAAACATGAATAAATCAACATTTGATGATGTAAAAGCAACTGTAGACGATGCTATGTCAAGTGGTGAAGAAAAAATGTTGCCAGGATTAGGTGTTTTATTTGAAGTATTATATAAAGCTAGTGATGATACTGGTAAACGAGATATCCTAAATAAACTCGTACAAGGTTTACAATAA
- a CDS encoding M48 family metallopeptidase: MKENKNKEIIDNYSIVINRKNIKNTYIRIDESFNIVVNTNQYTSKKEIDYLILKHHDKIVKMIHNKKRLSLLPNQMPYLGKVYEIKTVENKNFFYEINKDQIIFYTPFSLNDSIDLFYKEEAKKILPLRLKHCHQHFNEIISIPYPSLSIRKMKSRYGTCYYTKNKINLNSYIIKYNIETIDYVINHELCHFIHHNHSKNFYQLLDTINPNHRIIRKNLNKY, encoded by the coding sequence ATGAAAGAAAATAAAAATAAAGAAATTATAGATAATTATTCAATTGTGATTAATCGGAAAAACATAAAAAATACTTATATTCGCATTGACGAATCATTTAATATTGTTGTGAATACTAATCAATATACATCAAAAAAAGAGATTGATTATTTAATCTTAAAACATCATGATAAAATTGTGAAAATGATTCATAATAAGAAACGTCTATCTCTTTTACCTAATCAAATGCCATATTTAGGAAAAGTCTATGAAATTAAGACGGTTGAAAATAAAAATTTCTTTTATGAAATAAACAAAGATCAGATTATTTTTTATACCCCGTTTTCATTAAACGATTCCATTGATTTATTTTATAAAGAAGAAGCAAAAAAAATTTTACCGCTTCGTTTGAAACACTGTCATCAACATTTTAATGAGATTATTTCAATTCCTTATCCATCACTATCGATTCGGAAAATGAAAAGTAGATATGGAACTTGTTACTATACTAAAAATAAAATCAATTTAAATAGTTACATTATTAAATACAATATTGAGACAATTGATTATGTGATTAATCATGAACTATGTCATTTTATTCATCATAATCATTCTAAGAATTTTTATCAATTACTTGATACCATAAATCCTAATCATAGGATTATAAGAAAGAATTTAAATAAATATTAA
- a CDS encoding spore coat protein CotH, with protein sequence MYFQNRPMGCCPQPEPMPRCRVIHRCCYCDVPHICRNHTHIVNHKIYRHHYIPQYTCSQEHVCQDIQCGSC encoded by the coding sequence GTGTATTTTCAAAATCGTCCAATGGGATGTTGTCCTCAACCAGAACCAATGCCTCGTTGTAGGGTAATTCATCGCTGTTGCTATTGTGATGTACCACACATTTGTCGAAATCATACGCATATTGTAAATCATAAGATTTATCGCCATCATTATATCCCTCAATATACATGCTCACAAGAACATGTCTGTCAAGATATTCAATGTGGTAGTTGTTAG
- the pheS gene encoding phenylalanine--tRNA ligase subunit alpha: protein MLEKLKTIGIEALKEVDNCQDVKQINNIRIKYLGKKGPIQEAMKSMKDLEPEMRREFGQVSNETKAKIIEAINEKTKHLEAIMIEKKMKEEFIDVTLPARKQNIGNTHITNQIIEEIEDIFIGMGYSVAEGPEVEHDYYNFEMLNLPKGHPARDMQDSFYITEELLLRTHTSPVQARTMLKYNGKGPVKIICPGKVYRRDDDDATHSHQFVQIEGLVIDEDITMSDLKGTLEFFVKKMFGEDREIRFRPSFFPFTEPSVEVDVTCAKCGGKGCPMCKHSGYIEILGAGMVHPNVLKMGGFDPEKYQGFAFGMGPERIAILKYGIDDIRQFYTNDLRFNRQFKLK from the coding sequence ATGTTAGAGAAATTAAAAACTATTGGTATAGAAGCTTTAAAAGAAGTTGATAATTGCCAAGATGTAAAACAAATCAATAATATTAGAATAAAATATCTTGGTAAAAAAGGTCCTATTCAGGAAGCAATGAAATCTATGAAAGATTTAGAACCTGAAATGAGAAGAGAATTTGGACAAGTTTCTAATGAAACTAAAGCAAAAATTATAGAAGCAATTAATGAAAAGACAAAACATTTAGAAGCTATCATGATTGAGAAGAAGATGAAAGAAGAATTTATAGATGTAACACTACCTGCTCGTAAACAAAACATTGGAAACACGCATATAACCAACCAAATTATTGAAGAGATTGAAGATATATTTATTGGAATGGGATATTCTGTTGCTGAAGGACCTGAAGTAGAACATGATTACTATAATTTTGAAATGTTGAATTTACCAAAAGGTCATCCAGCAAGAGATATGCAAGATTCATTTTATATTACTGAAGAATTATTATTAAGAACACATACATCACCTGTACAAGCTAGAACGATGTTAAAATATAATGGTAAAGGACCAGTAAAAATTATTTGTCCTGGTAAAGTATATCGTCGTGATGATGATGATGCGACACATTCTCATCAATTTGTTCAAATTGAAGGATTAGTGATTGATGAAGATATTACCATGTCTGATTTAAAAGGAACATTAGAATTTTTTGTGAAGAAAATGTTTGGTGAAGATCGTGAAATTCGTTTCCGTCCATCTTTTTTTCCATTCACAGAACCAAGTGTAGAAGTTGATGTGACTTGTGCAAAATGTGGTGGTAAAGGATGTCCGATGTGTAAACATAGTGGTTATATAGAAATTTTAGGAGCTGGTATGGTTCATCCTAATGTTTTAAAAATGGGAGGTTTTGACCCAGAGAAATATCAAGGTTTTGCCTTTGGAATGGGCCCAGAAAGAATTGCGATTTTAAAATATGGAATTGATGATATTAGACAATTTTACACAAATGATTTACGTTTTAATCGTCAATTTAAGCTAAAATAA